The following are from one region of the Magallana gigas chromosome 4, xbMagGiga1.1, whole genome shotgun sequence genome:
- the LOC105326677 gene encoding uncharacterized protein isoform X1, protein MVLAYVFVFNVAASQFYLTWIYRVQSWILSITALCINQSVFVGFVWFLFAYILYNVSGAKGLLHFLSRGREKLLFCVMGNDTSSIPSEATTPVSPSSEWQSVYSIGSKRRSSVSSTRLPSPSEPPEPDLSHLSEDEIRTIRSVIGRAKTMQQEEQQRIRELEEDYIAHATSVEQRALSVEVEKPEVHLCPICLKNELSVEEPPGVRSGQNICNDCGVLTCNDCGAFQGSMTSKLQEWVCVVCGKRRKLVFSTGLWHPGVDPNEEVPLERELQSQLEKLKTEEKPKPPLEKAISTDQAPKRPPLPRQKSLPVPAILPKVTEKTVSPQQKDASQSSLSGRSDANVPEGSESEDYATLPTKPNSKFGSALWNMMGSCARGPMGRSVRSRSDSESSDVTSDVDMVDVSMQYQQGDAISPDDGSDDYSMMSIGSSGEDSLKRRPKHRPRSLSIPRSQSATSSDDETSDSNVSTDTECRLAHLDGMDGELVARAASAFAEEMEDFKSHDPWKELQIKPEPEIHEDMKKRSPYAPRSPSWREGLESPPFSPRRRDSYPGKKRGSPTRSPKDRHHFTFPDTTSPNAKQPQSETDALFEAEYAEEPPQFVHSVHSLEDKDAHGYTASNYGKDRQKDHSGIVEYECEPRIIARIPESTACMDLATYAATIASNTANLTQMSVSPTNLNAHDRDRMISPDSQGSVSPISPGYYEHGTIPEEDEDEEEIELADPSSKSIDYQGSKRQKVRPPSTDWSPVIDLSPILDVSPSIEEAEQEDMLVMQEQERRRRESQEEDTSGDESKHYFQPVKEEDDLKSFYGLKRYERVEDICKLLDIPASEFENIQTSAGPQPNVPVVTTADLSKPSTTTTEQAIPSSVSSIITAKDSPAKENKTKLNNSTVVSTSRAKPDSIDGASPSSDKSDGKSDGKTKDSKTRRKLPEPTADMIAQHSRKKKPLPPLPPTTLQREPESDKKNKNYATVIIPERKFTSAASKSLTEAQPTKSLKDQVQKQDSEERRRRAKDLKAKPDPLLIQHIEAEEQSLSPQYKVLDSPPSPESRSSLKRDYSDSTSVSPSSSPDRELYPFPSPVTPPDSDSSPPKPHSPSSPGTDNFDEDGDLRERTSSAEAIYECIFPVPAGKTDNTGKVTPGKGRKKSDQSAVDGKKVRRKLPPLPPEEASATPPPIPPKPKSYSSARRNSARQRSGYITPSSTSDESMNEEDFEVAMLTKQRRMNDLDKPSLDRWNGNYLPPDMDDSKVKKNVKQMYNEDVKANIPPDVSVEIDRAMDQYNREKDETDQIIDSMITIYGVPITQAMKSLKKRLQEELRRATEGRRQRIEEIEEIRALQAQICELKLSQDYAKVQAKRNAQKQAAGKSAGPGNKKRGSAPMAAPRSSPQVMPRRSRHKRQSSDPMISKFSPIKEDKDIEADFQLKTHKTNEEASQKYITDDSSQSGLSDNESIRSEPAFNSRNKKTKPSAYTDMFYNQNNPARKPNIEPSSSLPSLPPKCHSDTNLPEKAKSKSAMYVSDDDESRARDDRKQKLQQEIEKRKKKLEETTKLKTELFNLTRSGQVMAHSYDDIPKKSSRTYPSSRPIPTGIIKPIEDDDDFDDGSDDNEFVTRSHQEINKASVVESSEANYSSSEYLAHKQESVRRSRLEDVTSYSSPYLFTGNINDPRVSKTTKQKVDFYLDPASRDAVITSSVTLPDLHSRRADMEYPPPKDYGAMSDTETSPPSDSTPAMPLLDDVKERSRQIIHGIGTGSRPVSAEFNFSGGVEDLMNGMHRVESDNSVDADEPIMKHMMEGGVTILKQLERKKQPPPPQPKVYDFPIKRILLTRDPKDRSIKAGNGLGMKIVGGRTIPGTKTVGAYVAAIYQGGVAEQLLGELQEGDQILEWNGIDLSDKTYEEVQTIICQPNGEIELVVRPAPHRAGRSKTEESYGSSYDNFEFVSDDVYEKCVKSNLGVDPGQLAAQLAGINDTESPNASQSSSQHEYFTPSVSSQCSSPRSDPASVSSDRQRGNSSDDRSQRTSLDDRQTTRANVDEKTARNHTQDRPQRSSLDERSQRSASDDRPQRCSLDERSSRSTYNGRSQRTSLESKSQRTSLERSPRPSPRPSPRPSVEEKRKQVATPDDRHQSRVLEKSDSVDKVDKSTQQEDKYWGDIQLQLGHDEHESNLHIHVIQARNLKPKDINGLSDPFVKIYLLPGRCSENKRRTKHISRTLNPEWHQTVTFQNIHHEEVKYKTLEITVWDYDRFKANDFLGEVVIDLAVEGFLNDEPHWYPLQDHDPTRGVELPKPTVLPPSGKTNDVRKNFASQSVYRTSRDSPNMQRRKKEKPDNMGRRRRSLGNLSDVDRSSTSDSLETSSTRSTPLLRRKPRDLQVQCSAHAPGNVTHCFSGLSHILSLARHFLSPCSPKRKPPSGARSFRRFFHKKKNDSRSMTTYWHYQSFD, encoded by the exons agAACTGGAGGAGGACTACATTGCGCATGCTACATCGGTCGAACAGAGGGCGCTGTCGGTGGAAGTGGAGAAACCAGAAGTCCATTTATGTCCAATCTGCCTTAAAAACGAGCTCAGTGTTGAGGAACCCCCTGGGGTTCGCTCGggtcaaaatatatgcaatgactgTGGGGTCCTGACCTGTAATGATTGCGGGGCCTTTCAGGGGTCGATGACGTCAAAG CTCCAGGAATGGGTGTGTGTTGTTTGTGGAAAGAGAAGAAAACTGGTGTTCAGTACCGGACTGTGGCACCCCGGGGTCGACCCCAATGAGGAGGTACCCCTGGAGAGAGAGCTGCAGTCCCAACTAGAGAAACTTAAG ACGGAGGAAAAACCCAAACCTCCGTTGGAAAAAGCCATTTCCACAGACCAAGCGCCAAAAAGACCGCCACTACCTCGGcaaaaatcacttccggttcccGCCATTCTTCCCAAAGTCACGGAGAAGACAGTGTCACCTCAGCAAAAGGACGCGAGTCAGAGCAGCCTATCTGGCCGGAGTGACGCCAATGTTCCCGAAGGCTCGGAGTCCGAGGACTATGCAACATTGCCGACAAAACCAAACTCTAAGTTTGGCT CCGCTCTGTGGAACATGATGGGAAGCTGTG CTAGGGGACCTATGGGACGAAGTGTGCGCTCGCGTAGTGATTCCGAATCATCGGATGTGACGTCAGATGTTGATATGGTGGACGTATCTATGCAATATCAACAGGGAGATGCTATAAGCCCTGATGACGGAAGTGATGACTACTCCATGATGAGTATCGGAAGCAGCGGAGAAGACAGTCTAAAACGAAGACCAAAACACCGCCCAAGATCTCTCAGCATCCCGAGATCCCAAAGTGCTACGTCATCTGATGACGAGACTTCCGACAGCAACGTCAGTACAGATACAGAGTGTCGTCTGGCGCATCTAGACGGAATGGACGGTGAACTCGTGGCCAGAGCTGCGTCTGCGTTCGCAGAAGAAATGGAGGACTTTAAATCACATGATCCTTGGAAAGAGCTTCAAATAAAACCGGAACCGGAAATTCATGAGGATATGAAAAAACGAAGTCCGTATGCTCCGCGTAGTCCCAGTTGGAGAGAGGGACTGGAAAGTCCGCCCTTCTCACCGCGACGCCGTGACTCATATCCGGGAAAGAAACGAGGTTCTCCGACCCGATCACCAAAAGATCGGCATCATTTCACATTCCCCGACACAACGTCCCCTAACGCCAAACAGCCCCAGTCCGAGACGGACGCACTGTTTGAGGCGGAATACGCCGAGGAACCACCACAGTTTGTTCATTCGGTGCATTCTCTCGAGGATAAGGACGCGCATGGCTACACTGCTTCTAATTACGGCAAAGATCGACAAAAAGATCATTCCGGCATTGTAGAATATGAGTGTGAACCAAGAATTATTGCGCGAATTCCCGAGTCAACCGCGTGCATGGATTTAGCAACATATGCGGCAACCATTGCCAGTAACACAGCAAACTTGACACAAATGTCTGTTTCTCCCACAAACCTTAATGCTCATGATCGTGATCGTATGATATCCCCCGATTCCCAGGGAAGCGTCTCTCCGATATCCCCCGGATACTATGAACACGGAACTATTCCAGAGGAAGACGAAGATGAGGAAGAGATCGAGCTCGCTGATCCTTCGTCGAAATCCATTGATTACCAAGGTTCTAAACGTCAAAAAGTTAGACCCCCTTCTACAGACTGGTCCCCTGTGATTGACCTTTCACCCATTCTGGACGTGTCACCCTCCATCGAGGAGGCGGAACAGGAAGACATGCTGGTCATGCAGGAGCAGGAGCGAAGGAGGCGAGAGTCCCAAGAGGAGGATACTTCCGGTGATgaatcaaaacattattttcaacCCGTAAAAGAGGAGGACGACTTGAAATCGTTCTATGGATTAAAACGTTATGAGCGCGTGGAAGATATCTGTAAGCTATTGGATATACCTGCTAGTGAGTTTGAGAACATTCAAACGAGCGCGGGGCCACAACCTAATGTTCCTGTTGTTACCACTGCTGATTTATCTAAACCCTCTACCACCACGACAGAACAAGCTATTCCTAGCTCTGTCTCTTCGATTATCACTGCTAAAGATTCTCCTGCCAAAGAGAATAAAACCAAACTAAACAATTCAACTGTTGTTAGTACCTCACGTGCAAAGCCCGATAGTATTGATGGAGCCTCGCCGAGTTCAGATAAATCTGACGGGAAAAGTGACGGGAAAACAAAGGACAGCAAGACGAGGCGGAAACTTCCAGAACCCACTGCCGACATGATAGCTCAACATTCTAGAAAAAAGAAACCTTTACCGCCTCTTCCACCTACTACACTTCAGAGGGAACCCGAAAGTGACAAGAAGAATAAGAACTACGCCACGGTTATTATACCGGAGAGAAAATTCACGTCTGCTGCTTCAAAGTCATTGACAGAAGCACAGCCCACAAAGTCATTGAAAGACCAAGTTCAAAAACAAGATTCAGAAGAACGCCGACGAAGAGCGAAAGACTTAAAAGCCAAACCGGATCCGTTGTTAATACAGCATATTGAGGCCGAGGAGCAGTCACTGTCACCGCAGTATAAAGTATTAGACTCACCGCCGAGTCCGGAGTCAAGGTCATCGTTAAAACGAGACTACTCGGACAGCACTTCCGTTTCCCCATCTTCATCACCTGACCGTGAATTGTATCCTTTCCCATCCCCAGTTACTCCCCCTGACTCGGACTCTTCCCCGCCAAAACCACACTCTCCTTCCTCTCCAGGAACTGATAATTTTGATGAAGACGGCGATTTAAGAGAAAGGACATCGTCTGCTGAAGCGATTTATGAGTGTATATTTCCTGTGCCTGCTGGAAAAACGGACAACACAGGAAAGGTCACCCCaggaaaaggaagaaaaaagtCTGACCAG TCTGCAGTAGATGGAAAGAAGGTAAGACGAAAGTTGCCTCCCCTTCCACCGGAAGAAGCGTCCGCCACCCCTCCGCCTATACCACCCAAACCAAAATCGTACAGCTCAGCGCGCCGGAACTCTGCAAGACAGAGGTCTGGATATATCACGCCCTCCTCGACCAGTGATGAATCGATGAACGAAGAGGATTTTGAGGTAGCCATGCTTACCAAACAGCGTCGTATGAATGATTTAGACAAGCCTTCCTTGGACCGATGGAATGGGAATTATCTTCCACCAGATATGGATGAttcaaaagtgaaaaagaatgtGAAACAAATGTATAATGAGGATGTTAAAGCTAACATCCCTCCCGATGTGTCCGTGGAGATTGACAGAGCAATGGACCAGTATAACAGAGAAAAGGACGAGACGGATCAGATAATTGATTCCATGATTACAATATACGGTGTACCAATAACACAAGCCATGAAGTCGCTGAAGAAACGACTGCAGGAAGAGTTAAGGCGAGCAACAGAAGGTCGAAGGCAAAGGATAGAAGAAATCGAGGAAATTCGTGCTTTACAAGCTCAGATATGTGAATTAAAGTTAAGTCAGGACTATGCTAAAGTACAAGCCAAACGAAATGCTCAAAAGCAGGCAGCTGGCAAATCTGCTGGACCTGGCAATAAAAAGCGTGGATCCGCTCCCATGGCTGCTCCGAGATCCTCACCACAAGTCATGCCCCGGAGATCTCGACACAAGAGACAGTCTAGTGATCCAATGATCTCAAAGTTCTCACCCATTAAAGAGGATAAAGACATTGAAGCTGACTTTCAATTAAAAACCCACAAGACAAACGAGGAAGCTTCCCAGAAATATATCACAGATGACAGTTCACAATCTGGTTTGTCTGATAATGAGAGCATTCGTTCAGAACCCGCTTTTAATTCTagaaataagaaaactaaacCTTCTGCATACACTGATATGTTCTATAATCAGAACAACCCAGCGCGAAAACCAAATATCGAACCTTCCTCTTCTTTGCCATCCTTGCCACCTAAGTGTCATTCCGACACTAATTTACCAGAGAAAGCCAAATCAAAGAGCGCTATGTACGTGTCAGACGACGATGAATCAAGGGCCAGAGATGACAGAAAGCAAAAATTACAACAAGAAATCGAAAAACGTAAAAAGAAACTGGAAGAGACCACTAAATTGAAAACTGAGCTATTCAATTTAACAAGATCTGGGCAGGTTATGGCTCACAGCTATGACGACATTCCCAAAAAATCGAGTCGAACCTACCCTTCATCTCGTCCTATTCCTACTGGTATCATAAAACCCATCGAAGACGATGACGACTTCGACGATGGTTCCGATGATAACGAATTTGTCACTAGAAGCCACCAGGAGATTAACAAGGCCAGTGTGGTGGAGTCTAGTGAAGCTAACTATAGTTCTTCCGAATATCTTGCTCACAAGCAAGAATCGGTCAGGCGTAGTAGACTAGAGGATGTGACCTCCTATTCAAGCCCCTATTTATTCACAGGAAATATCAATGACCCGCGCGTATCCAAAACAACCAAACAGAAGGTAGACTTTTACCTTGACCCTGCCTCTAGGGACGCTGTGATAACGAGTAGTGTGACCTTGCCTGACCTCCACTCGAGACGGGCCGACATGGAGTACCCTCCTCCCAAGGACTACGGCGCCATGTCAGACACAGAGACCAGTCCACCTAGCGACTCTACCCCAGCTATGCCCCTCCTTGACGACGTCAAAGAACGATCCCGGCAGATTATCCATGGCATTGGGACCGGAAGTCGACCGGTGTCCGCAGAGTTCAACTTCTCTGGGGGAGTAGAAG ACCTGATGAACGGGATGCACCGCGTGGAGAGTGATAACAGTGTGGACGCTGATGAACCAATCATGAAGCACATGATGGAGGGCGGAGTAACCATCCTCAAACAGCTAGAACGCAAGAAACAG CCTCCCCCTCCCCAGCCAAAGGTGTATGATTTCCCCATAAAGAGGATTCTGTTGACAAGGGACCCTAAAGATCGGTCAATTAAAG CCGGGAACGGGCTGGGGATGAAAATCGTCGGTGGTCGAACTATACCAGGAACAAAAACCGTAGGTGCCTATGTAGCCGCCATTTACCAAGGGGGCGTGGCCGAGCAGCTGTTAGGAGAACTACAAGAGG GTGATCAGATTTTGGAATGGAATGGGATTGATCTCTCGGACAAGACTTATGAAGAAGTCCAGACAATTATATGTCAGCCTAATGGAGAGATCGAGCTGGTAGTGCGCCC AGCTCCCCATAGAGCAGGAAGATCTAAAACAGAGGAGAGTTATGGTTCTTCCTATGATAACTTCGAGTTCGTCTCTGATGACGTCTATG AGAAATGCGTCAAGTCCAACCTTGGAGTGGACCCCGGTCAGCTTGCAGCACAGTTGGCGGGAATTAACGACACAGAGTCCCCCAACGCCTCTCAGTCGTCCTCCCAGCACGAGTACTTCACCCCCAGCGTGTCCTCCCAGTGTAGCTCTCCCCGGTCAGACCCTGCCTCCGTGTCCTCGGACAGACAGCGGGGAAACAGCTCGGACGACCGCTCACAGAGAACCAGTTTAGACGATAGACAGACGACGAGAGCAAATGTTGATGAAAAGACCGCAAGAAACCATACTCAGGACAGGCCTCAGAGATCCAGTTTAGATGAGAGGTCTCAGCGGTCCGCGTCGGACGATAGACCACAGAGATGTAGTTTAGATGAGAGGTCGTCTCGGTCAACTTACAATGGCAGGTCGCAAAGAACCAGTTTAGAGAGCAAATCGCAGAGGACTAGTTTAGAAAGGTCACCAAGGCCGTCACCACGACCGTCGCCAAGGCCGAGTGTGGAGGAGAAGCGGAAACAGGTGGCGACCCCTGACGACAGACATCAGTCACGTGTCCTAGAGAAGTCCGACTCTGTGGACAAAGTTGACAAG TCTACACAGCAAGAAGACAAATACTGGGGAGATATCCAG CTGCAGCTGGGCCATGATGAGCACGAGAGTAACCTACACATACACGTGATACAGGCGAGGAACCTGAAACCTAAGGACATCAACGGCCTGTCCGATCCCTTTGTCAAGATTTACTTGCTGCCAGGAAGGTG TTCCGAGAACAAGAGGCGAACGAAGCACATTTCACGGACACTGAACCCAGAGTGGCATCAGACCGTGACTTTCCAGAACATCCACCACGAGGAGGTCAAGTACAAGACCCTGGAGATCACCGTTTGGGACTACGACAGGTTCAAGGCCAACGACTTCCTAGGGGAGGTCGTCATCGACCTGGCCG TTGAAGGGTTTCTGAATGACGAACCTCATTGGTACCCTTTACAAGACCACGACCCGACAAGAGGGGTGGAGCTTCCAAAGCCAACCGTGCTGCCACCGTCCGGCAAAACTAACGACGTTCGGAAGAACTTCGCTTCACAAAGCGTCTATAGGACCTCTCGGGATTCGCCCAATATGCAACGACGAAAG AAGGAAAAACCAGACAATATGGGGCGAAGACGGCGGTCCCTAGGGAACTTGTCTGATGTAGACC GTTCTTCTACTTCTGACTCCTTGGAAACTTCCTCTACTCGCTCGACACCTCTTCTACGTCGCAAACCACGTGATTTGCAAGTTCAGTGTTCTGCGCATGCACCTGGTAATGTAACCCATTGTTTCAGTGGTTTGTCGCACATCCTGTCTCTAGCACGACACTTCCTGTCTCCCTGTTCCCCGAAGAGAAAACCTCCTTCCGGTGCACGTTCATTTCGGCGGTTCtttcataagaaaaaaaatgacagcaG GAGTATGACAACCTACTGGCACTATCAAAGTTTTGATTGA